In one window of Haemorhous mexicanus isolate bHaeMex1 chromosome 31, bHaeMex1.pri, whole genome shotgun sequence DNA:
- the CLK2 gene encoding dual specificity protein kinase CLK2 isoform X3, whose translation MDHRRGGARVALKIIKNVEKYKEAARLEINVLEKINEKDPENTNLCVRMFDWFDYHGHMCISFELLGLSTFDFLKDNNYLPYPIHQVRHMAFQVCQAVKFLHDNKLTHTDLKPENILFVNSDYELSYNLEKKRDERSVKSTAIRVVDFGSATFDHEHHSTIVSTRHYRAPEVILELGWSQPCDVWSIGCIIFEYYVGFTLFQTHDNREHLAMMERILGPIPSRMVRKTRKQKYFYHGRLDWDENTSAGRYVRENCKPLRRYLTSEAEDHHRLFDLIESMLEYEPSKRVTLAEALKHPFFDMLGMEPSTKMWDSSRDISR comes from the exons ATGGATCACCGGAG GGGTGGTGCACGTGTTGCTCTGAAAATCATTAAAAACGTAGAGAAGTACAAAGAGGCTGCTCGACTGGAAATCAACGTGCTGGAGAAAATCAACGAGAAGGATCCTGAGAACACAAA TCTCTGTGTCAGGATGTTTGACTGGTTTGACTACCACGGCCACATGTGCATCTCCTTcgagctgctggggctcagcaccTTTGATTTCCTGAAGGATAACAACTACCTGCCTTACCCCATCCACCAAGTACGGCACATGGCCTTCCAGGTGTGCCAGGCTGTGAAGT TTCTGCACGACAATAAACTCACCCACACTGACCTCAAGCCAGAGAACATCCTCTTTGTGAACTCTGACTACGAGCTCTCCTACAACCTGGAAAAG AAACGGGATGAGAGGAGCGTGAAGAGCACGGCCATCAGGGTGGTGGACTTTGGCAGTGCCACCTTTGACCATGAGCATCACAGCACCATCGTCTCCACCAGGCACTACCGGGCCCCTGAAGTCATCCTGG AGCTtggctggagccagccctgtgATGTGTGGAGTATTGGCTGCATCATCTTTGAGTATTATGTGGGTTTCACCCTTTTCCAG ACACATGACAACCGGGAGCACCTGGCCATGATGgagaggattttggggccaaTTCCTTCTCGAATGGTCCGGAAGACAAG gaaacagaaatatttctaccACGGCCGCCTGGACTGGGATGAGAACACCTCAGCTGGACGCTACGTTCGGGAGAACTGCAAACCACTGCGG CGATACCTGACCTCGGAGGCCGAGGACCATCACCGCCTGTTCGACCTCATCGAGAGCATGCTGGAGTACGAGCCCTCCAAGCGTGTCACCCTGGCTGAGGCCCTCAAGCACCCCTTCTTTGACATGCTGGGCATGGAGCCCAGCACAAAAATGTGGGACTCGAGCCGGGACATCAGCCGGTGA
- the CLK2 gene encoding dual specificity protein kinase CLK2 isoform X2, whose product MPHSRRYRSSERSSRGSYHERYRSRKHKRRRTRSRSSSSERDRRHRREDSYHVRSRSYDDHSADRRAYDRRYCDSYRRNDYSRERGDAYYEPEYRHSYEYRRSRDREGSYRSCKSSRRKHRRRRRRSRSFSRSSSRSRQSSRRAKSVEDDDEGHLIYRVGDWLQERYEIISTLGEGTFGRVVQCMDHRRGGARVALKIIKNVEKYKEAARLEINVLEKINEKDPENTNLCVRMFDWFDYHGHMCISFELLGLSTFDFLKDNNYLPYPIHQVRHMAFQVCQAVKFLHDNKLTHTDLKPENILFVNSDYELSYNLEKKRDERSVKSTAIRVVDFGSATFDHEHHSTIVSTRHYRAPEVILELGWSQPCDVWSIGCIIFEYYVGFTLFQTHDNREHLAMMERILGPIPSRMVRKTRKQKYFYHGRLDWDENTSAGRYVRENCKPLRRYLTSEAEDHHRLFDLIESMLEYEPSKRVTLAEALKHPFFDMLGMEPSTKMWDSSRDISR is encoded by the exons aTGCCGCACTCCCGAAGGTACCGCTCGTCGGAGCGCAGCAGCCGCGGCAGTTACCACGAGCGCTACCGGAGCCGCAAGCACAAGCGGCGGCGGACGCGGTCCCGGTCCAGCAGCAGCGAGCGGGACCGGCGGCACCGGCGGGAGGACAGCTACCACGTCCGATCCCGGAG CTACGACGACCACTCTGCAGACCGAAGGGCCTACGACCGGCGTTACTGTGACAGCTACCGGCGCAACGACTACAGCCGCGAGCGGGGCGATGCCTACTACGAGCCCGAGTACCGACATTCCTACGAGTACCGGCGCTCCCGGGACCGCGAGGGCAGCTACCGCAGCTGCAAAAGCAGCCGGCGTAAGCACAGGCGGAGGCGGCGCCGCAGCCGGTCCTTTAGCCGCTCCTCATCG CGGAGTCgacagagcagcagaagggccAAGAGTGTGGAGGACGACGACGAGGGGCATCTGATCTATCGCGTCGGCGACTGGCTACAAGAAAGAT aTGAGATTATCAGCACCCTGGGGGAAGGGACCTTCGGCAGAGTGGTGCAGTGCATGGATCACCGGAG GGGTGGTGCACGTGTTGCTCTGAAAATCATTAAAAACGTAGAGAAGTACAAAGAGGCTGCTCGACTGGAAATCAACGTGCTGGAGAAAATCAACGAGAAGGATCCTGAGAACACAAA TCTCTGTGTCAGGATGTTTGACTGGTTTGACTACCACGGCCACATGTGCATCTCCTTcgagctgctggggctcagcaccTTTGATTTCCTGAAGGATAACAACTACCTGCCTTACCCCATCCACCAAGTACGGCACATGGCCTTCCAGGTGTGCCAGGCTGTGAAGT TTCTGCACGACAATAAACTCACCCACACTGACCTCAAGCCAGAGAACATCCTCTTTGTGAACTCTGACTACGAGCTCTCCTACAACCTGGAAAAG AAACGGGATGAGAGGAGCGTGAAGAGCACGGCCATCAGGGTGGTGGACTTTGGCAGTGCCACCTTTGACCATGAGCATCACAGCACCATCGTCTCCACCAGGCACTACCGGGCCCCTGAAGTCATCCTGG AGCTtggctggagccagccctgtgATGTGTGGAGTATTGGCTGCATCATCTTTGAGTATTATGTGGGTTTCACCCTTTTCCAG ACACATGACAACCGGGAGCACCTGGCCATGATGgagaggattttggggccaaTTCCTTCTCGAATGGTCCGGAAGACAAG gaaacagaaatatttctaccACGGCCGCCTGGACTGGGATGAGAACACCTCAGCTGGACGCTACGTTCGGGAGAACTGCAAACCACTGCGG CGATACCTGACCTCGGAGGCCGAGGACCATCACCGCCTGTTCGACCTCATCGAGAGCATGCTGGAGTACGAGCCCTCCAAGCGTGTCACCCTGGCTGAGGCCCTCAAGCACCCCTTCTTTGACATGCTGGGCATGGAGCCCAGCACAAAAATGTGGGACTCGAGCCGGGACATCAGCCGGTGA
- the CLK2 gene encoding dual specificity protein kinase CLK2 isoform X1: MPHSRRYRSSERSSRGSYHERYRSRKHKRRRTRSRSSSSERDRRHRREDSYHVRSRSYDDHSADRRAYDRRYCDSYRRNDYSRERGDAYYEPEYRHSYEYRRSRDREGSYRSCKSSRRKHRRRRRRSRSFSRSSSQRSRQSSRRAKSVEDDDEGHLIYRVGDWLQERYEIISTLGEGTFGRVVQCMDHRRGGARVALKIIKNVEKYKEAARLEINVLEKINEKDPENTNLCVRMFDWFDYHGHMCISFELLGLSTFDFLKDNNYLPYPIHQVRHMAFQVCQAVKFLHDNKLTHTDLKPENILFVNSDYELSYNLEKKRDERSVKSTAIRVVDFGSATFDHEHHSTIVSTRHYRAPEVILELGWSQPCDVWSIGCIIFEYYVGFTLFQTHDNREHLAMMERILGPIPSRMVRKTRKQKYFYHGRLDWDENTSAGRYVRENCKPLRRYLTSEAEDHHRLFDLIESMLEYEPSKRVTLAEALKHPFFDMLGMEPSTKMWDSSRDISR, from the exons aTGCCGCACTCCCGAAGGTACCGCTCGTCGGAGCGCAGCAGCCGCGGCAGTTACCACGAGCGCTACCGGAGCCGCAAGCACAAGCGGCGGCGGACGCGGTCCCGGTCCAGCAGCAGCGAGCGGGACCGGCGGCACCGGCGGGAGGACAGCTACCACGTCCGATCCCGGAG CTACGACGACCACTCTGCAGACCGAAGGGCCTACGACCGGCGTTACTGTGACAGCTACCGGCGCAACGACTACAGCCGCGAGCGGGGCGATGCCTACTACGAGCCCGAGTACCGACATTCCTACGAGTACCGGCGCTCCCGGGACCGCGAGGGCAGCTACCGCAGCTGCAAAAGCAGCCGGCGTAAGCACAGGCGGAGGCGGCGCCGCAGCCGGTCCTTTAGCCGCTCCTCATCG CAGCGGAGTCgacagagcagcagaagggccAAGAGTGTGGAGGACGACGACGAGGGGCATCTGATCTATCGCGTCGGCGACTGGCTACAAGAAAGAT aTGAGATTATCAGCACCCTGGGGGAAGGGACCTTCGGCAGAGTGGTGCAGTGCATGGATCACCGGAG GGGTGGTGCACGTGTTGCTCTGAAAATCATTAAAAACGTAGAGAAGTACAAAGAGGCTGCTCGACTGGAAATCAACGTGCTGGAGAAAATCAACGAGAAGGATCCTGAGAACACAAA TCTCTGTGTCAGGATGTTTGACTGGTTTGACTACCACGGCCACATGTGCATCTCCTTcgagctgctggggctcagcaccTTTGATTTCCTGAAGGATAACAACTACCTGCCTTACCCCATCCACCAAGTACGGCACATGGCCTTCCAGGTGTGCCAGGCTGTGAAGT TTCTGCACGACAATAAACTCACCCACACTGACCTCAAGCCAGAGAACATCCTCTTTGTGAACTCTGACTACGAGCTCTCCTACAACCTGGAAAAG AAACGGGATGAGAGGAGCGTGAAGAGCACGGCCATCAGGGTGGTGGACTTTGGCAGTGCCACCTTTGACCATGAGCATCACAGCACCATCGTCTCCACCAGGCACTACCGGGCCCCTGAAGTCATCCTGG AGCTtggctggagccagccctgtgATGTGTGGAGTATTGGCTGCATCATCTTTGAGTATTATGTGGGTTTCACCCTTTTCCAG ACACATGACAACCGGGAGCACCTGGCCATGATGgagaggattttggggccaaTTCCTTCTCGAATGGTCCGGAAGACAAG gaaacagaaatatttctaccACGGCCGCCTGGACTGGGATGAGAACACCTCAGCTGGACGCTACGTTCGGGAGAACTGCAAACCACTGCGG CGATACCTGACCTCGGAGGCCGAGGACCATCACCGCCTGTTCGACCTCATCGAGAGCATGCTGGAGTACGAGCCCTCCAAGCGTGTCACCCTGGCTGAGGCCCTCAAGCACCCCTTCTTTGACATGCTGGGCATGGAGCCCAGCACAAAAATGTGGGACTCGAGCCGGGACATCAGCCGGTGA
- the SCAMP3 gene encoding secretory carrier-associated membrane protein 3, with protein sequence MAQRGGPAVLPDNPFQDPAALQARPGAVLDGYNPFESDAPPPPFQTPSVAPPPPVPAAAQPPRKASPTEPRNYGSYGSQASAAAATAELLKRQEELNRKAEELDRRERELQNAALGGSQTRLNNWPPLPSFCPVKPCFYQDIPVEIPADFQKTVTTMYYLWMASTIALFMNFLSSLAWFCVDPTSGSGFGLSILWALLYTPCSFVCWYRPMYKAFRSDSSFNFFVFFFVFFAQNVMYVLQAIGIPNWGFSGWILSLIALRTNTAVAVMMILVSLSFTAVAVLGIIMLKKIHSLYRRTGASFQKAQEEFAAGVFSNQAVRTAAANAAAGAATNAFRAP encoded by the exons ATGGCCCAGCGCGGCGGCCCCGCGGTGCTCCCGGACAACCCTTTCCAGGACCCCGCGGCGCtccaggcccggcccggcgctgTGCTCGATGGCTACAACCCCTTCGAGAGCGACGCG CCACCGCCGCCCTTCCAGACACCTTCGGTggcgccgccgcccccggtACCGGCGGCCGCGCAGCCCCCGCGGAAGGCGAGTCCCACCGAGCCCCGCAACTACGGCTCCTACGGCTCGCAG GCctcggccgccgccgccacgGCGGAGCTGCTGAAGCGGCAGGAGGAGCTCAACCGGAAAGCGGAGGAGCTGGACCGGCGGGAGCGGGAGCTGCAGAACGCGGCGCTCGGCGGTTCCCAGA CGAGGCTCAACAACTGGCCCCCGCTGCCGTCCTTCTGCCCGGTGAAGCCGTGCTTCTACCAGGACATCCCCGTGGAGATCCCTGCTGACTTCCAGAAGACGGTTACAACCATGTACTACCTCTGGATGG CCAGCACCATTGCTCTGTTCATGAACTTCCTGTCCTCGCTCGCCTGGTTCTGTGTGGATCCCACATCCGGTTCTGGATTTGGCCTCTCCatcctctgggctctgctctacACGCCCTGTTCCTTCGTTTGCTGGTACCGGCCCATGTACAAAGCTTTCAG GAGCGACAGTTCCTTCAacttctttgtcttcttcttcgTCTTCTTTGCCCAGAACGTGATGTATGTGCTGCAGGCCATCGGCATCCCGAACTGGGGATTCAG CGGCTGGATCCTGAGCCTGATAGCACTGCGGACTAACACGGCCGTGGCTGTGATGATGATCCTGGTGTCCTTGTCCTTCAcggcagtggctgtgctggggatcaTCATGCTGAAAAAG aTCCACTCTCTGTACCGCCGCACGGGTGCCAGCTTCCAGAAGGCCCAGGAGGAGTTTGCAGCCGGGGTTTTCTCCAACCAGGCCGTGCGCACGGCCGCGGCCAACGCCGCCGCGGGCGCGGCCACCAACGCCTTCCGTGCCCCGTAG